One window of the Thermasporomyces composti genome contains the following:
- a CDS encoding Nramp family divalent metal transporter: protein MVGEASAAAHPHAPQVDPYRLTTEGIKEPPTGWWQSLRYLGPGLILGAAIVGAGELIATTALGARAGFALLWLVIFSTLVKVAVQIELARWTISTGQPALTGYNKVPPKVGRVGWVNILWIVFALSKVVQTGGVVGAVAVACSVLYPLGGPPLGFTSLATWTVIVVAITVAALFSNKYGLIERVAVLLVVLFSLATVAIAVGLPLTPFAYDVGDIASGFTFGIPAGTLPVALAMFGLTGVSVDEITSYPYWCIEKGYARWTGPNDGSADWERRAKGWIKVMQRDAMLSWVVYTVTTMAFYVMGAAVLHPQGLVPEGNEVITTLTRLYTDTLGEWARIVFLVGAIAVLASTLWAATPAWSRMYANVLSCAGVFDWTNSRARQRWIRGFIVALPIIWGIAYLFVQSPVIMIMIGGISGCIFLFAAVIAVWYLRRTEIDPRVKASSLFTVALAISSVAIALAGVYTMLDALGYSID from the coding sequence ATGGTAGGAGAGGCGAGCGCGGCGGCGCACCCACACGCCCCACAGGTTGACCCGTACCGGCTGACGACCGAGGGCATCAAGGAGCCGCCCACCGGCTGGTGGCAGAGCCTCCGTTACCTCGGTCCCGGTCTCATCCTCGGCGCGGCGATCGTCGGCGCCGGTGAGCTGATCGCCACGACCGCCCTCGGAGCACGAGCGGGCTTCGCCCTGCTGTGGCTGGTGATCTTCAGCACCTTGGTCAAGGTGGCCGTCCAGATCGAGCTCGCCCGGTGGACGATCTCGACCGGCCAGCCGGCGCTCACCGGCTACAACAAGGTCCCGCCGAAGGTGGGCCGCGTCGGGTGGGTCAACATCCTGTGGATCGTCTTCGCGCTGTCGAAGGTGGTGCAGACCGGTGGTGTCGTCGGCGCCGTCGCGGTGGCGTGCAGCGTGCTGTATCCCCTGGGCGGTCCACCGCTGGGGTTCACGTCCCTCGCCACGTGGACGGTCATCGTCGTCGCCATCACGGTCGCGGCGTTGTTCTCCAACAAGTACGGCCTGATCGAGCGGGTGGCGGTGCTGTTGGTGGTGCTCTTCTCGCTCGCGACGGTCGCCATCGCCGTCGGCCTGCCACTCACACCGTTCGCCTACGACGTCGGCGACATCGCGAGCGGCTTCACCTTCGGCATCCCAGCGGGCACGCTCCCGGTTGCTCTCGCGATGTTCGGGCTCACCGGCGTCTCGGTCGACGAGATCACCAGCTACCCGTACTGGTGCATCGAGAAGGGGTACGCCCGCTGGACCGGGCCCAACGACGGCAGTGCGGACTGGGAGCGTCGCGCCAAGGGCTGGATCAAGGTCATGCAGCGGGACGCCATGCTGTCCTGGGTGGTCTACACGGTGACCACGATGGCGTTCTACGTCATGGGCGCGGCCGTCCTGCATCCCCAGGGCCTGGTCCCCGAGGGCAACGAGGTCATCACCACCCTGACCCGGCTCTACACCGACACGCTCGGCGAATGGGCGCGCATCGTCTTCCTGGTCGGCGCCATCGCCGTGCTCGCCTCGACGCTGTGGGCGGCGACGCCCGCCTGGTCGCGGATGTACGCCAACGTGCTCAGCTGCGCCGGCGTGTTCGACTGGACGAACTCGCGGGCCCGCCAGCGCTGGATTCGTGGCTTCATCGTGGCGCTGCCGATCATCTGGGGTATCGCGTACCTTTTCGTCCAGTCCCCGGTCATCATGATCATGATCGGCGGGATCAGTGGCTGCATCTTCCTCTTCGCCGCGGTCATCGCCGTGTGGTATCTCCGCCGCACGGAGATCGATCCCCGCGTCAAGGCAAGCTCGCTCTTCACCGTCGCTCTCGCGATCAGCAGCGTGGCCATCGCTCTCGCGGGCGTCTACACGATGCTTGACGCCTTGGGCTACTCCATCGACTGA
- a CDS encoding M1 family metallopeptidase: MPRPGAPGVGDKVFPNLGNGGYDAKSYVVDLEYIADTQTVDATVVMIAKAKHALSSFNLDAVGLDIESVTVNGKRASFTQQEEELVVTPASAIHKGAPFVVKVQYTADLRKEVPNPGFVPTEGGFALAPQPAGAHSVLPCNDHPSDKAYFAFRLTVPEGTHAVANGTKVGEYSKPDGRTTFAYVSRDPIATELLQITVGDYQVVDRGTDTGVHLRDVVPTDRVDRLEPALSLTPGHLDWIRQYLGEFPLEAYGLLPADTDDPNAFDFTGLETQTLTLYKPAFLEQEESSIGSHMMHEIVHSWWGNSVSPASWSDLWINEGHADLYGLMYRYERGWPDSRGYTTLEERMKYTYSQGDIWRALSGPVADPNAENLFDNQRYTGGVLVLYALQERVGVEAFAEIERTILKRYKNRNISTAQFIDVAVEVTGDPEVRPFLEEWLYGTKTPPMPNHPDWTVDPATPTVLADTTRAELRTDSRNPSH; this comes from the coding sequence GTGCCGCGGCCAGGTGCTCCCGGTGTCGGGGACAAGGTGTTCCCCAATCTCGGGAACGGCGGCTACGACGCGAAGAGCTACGTCGTCGACCTCGAGTACATCGCCGACACGCAGACAGTCGACGCGACTGTCGTCATGATCGCCAAGGCGAAGCATGCGCTGTCGTCGTTCAACCTGGACGCAGTCGGCCTGGACATCGAGTCCGTGACGGTCAACGGGAAGCGGGCGAGCTTCACCCAGCAAGAGGAGGAGCTGGTGGTGACGCCGGCGTCCGCCATCCACAAGGGCGCACCGTTCGTCGTGAAGGTGCAGTACACCGCTGACCTGCGAAAGGAAGTCCCCAACCCTGGTTTCGTTCCGACCGAGGGTGGGTTCGCTCTGGCGCCGCAGCCGGCGGGCGCGCACTCGGTGCTGCCGTGCAACGACCACCCGTCCGACAAGGCGTACTTCGCGTTTCGGCTGACGGTCCCTGAAGGTACGCACGCTGTCGCCAACGGCACGAAGGTCGGGGAGTACTCCAAGCCGGATGGGCGTACGACCTTCGCGTACGTCTCCCGCGACCCTATCGCGACCGAGCTGCTGCAGATCACCGTCGGTGACTACCAGGTGGTCGATCGCGGTACGGACACCGGCGTTCACCTGCGCGACGTGGTGCCGACGGACCGGGTCGACAGACTCGAGCCGGCGCTGTCGCTGACACCCGGTCACCTGGACTGGATCCGTCAGTACCTCGGTGAGTTCCCGCTCGAGGCGTACGGTCTGCTGCCGGCCGACACCGACGACCCGAACGCCTTCGACTTCACCGGGCTGGAGACTCAGACGCTGACGCTGTACAAGCCGGCGTTCCTCGAGCAGGAGGAGTCCAGCATCGGCTCGCACATGATGCACGAGATCGTGCACAGCTGGTGGGGCAACAGCGTCTCGCCGGCAAGCTGGTCCGACCTGTGGATCAACGAGGGACACGCCGACCTCTACGGTCTGATGTACCGCTACGAGCGCGGCTGGCCCGACTCGCGCGGCTACACCACGCTCGAGGAGCGGATGAAGTACACCTACAGCCAAGGCGACATCTGGCGCGCCTTGTCCGGTCCGGTCGCCGACCCGAACGCCGAGAACCTCTTCGACAACCAGCGCTACACAGGCGGCGTGCTGGTGCTCTACGCCTTGCAGGAGAGGGTCGGTGTCGAGGCGTTCGCCGAGATCGAGCGGACGATCCTGAAGCGGTACAAGAACCGCAACATCTCGACGGCGCAGTTCATCGATGTGGCGGTGGAGGTCACCGGTGACCCGGAGGTGAGGCCGTTCCTCGAGGAGTGGCTCTACGGCACCAAGACGCCTCCGATGCCGAACCACCCCGACTGGACGGTCGACCCGGCGACGCCGACCGTGCTCGCGGACACGACGCGGGCAGAGCTGCGGACGGACAGCCGCAACCCCTCGCACTGA
- the murQ gene encoding N-acetylmuramic acid 6-phosphate etherase, with amino-acid sequence MSEAHSPFAALVTEQADPRYGDIDQLSTLELAQRMNAADAEVPHAVRRALPAISAAIDAIVPLLASGGRLVYVGAGTSGRIAVLDAAECPPTFNTPPEQVQAIIAGGPVAVTGAVEGAEDDRPGGAQAVAERGIGKGDAVVGVAASGRTPFVLGAVEEGRRRGALTVGVSCNADTQLSAMVDYPIEVPVGPEILAGSTRLRAGTAQKLVLNMISTISMVRLGKTYGNLMVDLRVVNDKLVDRAVRIVRQITGVDREVARRTLEAADRDVKTAVLMLERGVDAPTARAMLAGAGGRLADALRSDDVGNPRS; translated from the coding sequence GTGAGCGAGGCCCACTCGCCTTTCGCCGCACTCGTCACGGAGCAGGCCGACCCGCGGTACGGCGACATCGATCAGCTCTCGACGCTGGAGCTGGCCCAGCGGATGAACGCCGCCGACGCCGAGGTGCCGCACGCGGTGCGCCGGGCACTCCCCGCCATCAGCGCCGCCATCGACGCGATCGTGCCGCTGTTGGCGTCCGGTGGTCGGCTGGTGTACGTGGGGGCGGGCACCTCCGGGCGGATCGCCGTCCTGGACGCGGCCGAGTGCCCGCCGACGTTCAACACCCCGCCCGAGCAGGTGCAGGCGATCATCGCGGGAGGCCCGGTCGCCGTCACCGGCGCCGTCGAGGGCGCGGAGGACGACCGTCCCGGTGGCGCGCAGGCCGTGGCCGAGCGAGGGATCGGGAAAGGCGACGCCGTCGTCGGCGTCGCGGCGAGCGGGCGGACGCCGTTCGTGTTGGGCGCGGTGGAGGAGGGTCGGCGTCGTGGCGCCCTGACCGTCGGTGTGAGCTGCAACGCCGACACGCAGCTGTCGGCCATGGTCGACTATCCGATCGAGGTCCCCGTGGGGCCGGAGATCCTCGCCGGGTCGACCCGGCTCCGAGCCGGCACCGCGCAGAAGCTGGTGCTCAACATGATCTCGACGATCTCGATGGTGCGGCTCGGGAAGACCTACGGGAACCTCATGGTCGACCTGCGGGTCGTCAACGACAAGCTGGTCGACCGCGCGGTGCGCATCGTTCGGCAGATCACCGGAGTCGACCGGGAGGTCGCGCGTCGGACGCTGGAGGCGGCCGACCGTGACGTCAAGACGGCGGTGCTCATGCTCGAGCGCGGTGTCGACGCGCCGACCGCCCGCGCGATGCTCGCCGGAGCGGGTGGGCGGTTGGCGGACGCGCTTCGCTCCGACGACGTGGGGAATCCGCGTTCCTGA
- a CDS encoding exo-beta-N-acetylmuramidase NamZ family protein → MQHGTQRTVTGVERLCADPSLVPGRRLGLVTNYTGVMPDLTTNVAALQAAGVPLVALFGPEHGLRGSAQAGESEPDDHDPDSGLPVFDTYRHSGADLEALVVRSGVDTLLYDLQDIGTRFYTYVWTMYDLLVVAARLDMPFVVLDRPNPVGGLAVEGPLLDPAFASFVGRAPIPLRHGLTVGELARHLNETAIPREAGRPARLEVVTMTGWQRSSYADQTGLPWVMPSVNIPTLESALVYPGTGLFEGTNLSEGRGTTRPFELIGAPYVDRRLAPALNELGLPGVRFRDATFTPTFHKYAGRQCRGVQVHITDRESFAPVRTALAMLHCLRTLYPDDFGWRVAEDESARHPYFIDLLWGSDTLRRTLDAGQDPTTLLPSTAPGHARPHEWAGEQVILYH, encoded by the coding sequence GTGCAGCACGGCACCCAGCGAACCGTCACCGGGGTGGAACGCCTGTGCGCCGACCCCTCGCTGGTCCCGGGCCGACGCCTGGGGTTGGTGACCAACTACACCGGGGTGATGCCCGACCTCACCACGAACGTGGCCGCCCTGCAGGCCGCCGGCGTGCCGCTCGTGGCGCTGTTCGGCCCTGAGCACGGCCTGCGCGGCAGCGCCCAGGCGGGCGAGAGCGAGCCCGACGACCACGACCCCGACAGCGGCTTGCCGGTCTTCGACACCTACCGTCACAGCGGCGCGGACCTGGAGGCGCTGGTCGTCCGGTCCGGCGTGGACACCCTGCTCTACGACCTGCAGGACATCGGCACCCGCTTCTACACGTACGTGTGGACGATGTACGACCTGCTCGTCGTGGCGGCTCGGCTCGACATGCCCTTCGTCGTCCTCGACCGACCCAACCCGGTGGGCGGACTGGCCGTCGAGGGCCCCCTCCTCGACCCGGCCTTCGCCAGCTTCGTCGGGCGCGCCCCGATCCCGCTCCGGCACGGGCTGACCGTCGGTGAGCTCGCTCGACACCTCAACGAGACCGCGATCCCGCGCGAGGCGGGACGGCCGGCGCGGCTCGAGGTCGTGACCATGACCGGCTGGCAGCGGTCCTCCTACGCCGACCAGACCGGGTTGCCGTGGGTCATGCCGTCGGTCAACATCCCCACGCTCGAGAGCGCCCTCGTCTATCCGGGCACCGGCCTGTTCGAGGGCACGAACCTCTCCGAGGGCCGGGGGACGACCCGGCCGTTCGAGCTGATCGGCGCGCCGTACGTCGACCGCCGCCTCGCGCCCGCGCTCAACGAGCTCGGTCTCCCCGGCGTGCGGTTCCGGGACGCGACGTTCACCCCGACCTTCCACAAGTACGCCGGCCGCCAGTGCCGCGGCGTCCAGGTGCACATCACCGACCGTGAAAGCTTCGCGCCCGTGCGGACCGCCCTGGCGATGCTCCACTGCCTGCGCACGCTGTATCCGGACGACTTCGGGTGGCGCGTCGCCGAGGACGAGAGCGCGAGGCACCCCTACTTCATCGACCTGCTCTGGGGCTCCGACACCCTGCGCCGGACGCTCGACGCCGGCCAGGACCCCACCACACTGCTGCCCTCGACCGCTCCCGGCCACGCCCGTCCTCACGAGTGGGCAGGTGAGCAGGTCATCCTCTATCACTAG
- a CDS encoding MurR/RpiR family transcriptional regulator, whose amino-acid sequence MKEDTATRQPRPADVRKHVRAILPRLARAERRVAEALLANPSLVVEKTITEVARACQTSETTVVRFCRAAGFRGYPDLRLALATELGRDTARRWEELLTGADIDRDDPLAQLVAKVARTEAAAIEDTLKQLDLDQLDKVVTALIQARRIALFGLGASGFGAQDLQQKLLRIDRMAFVVADPHLALATAALLTNGDVAMAWSHSGQTRETIACLAKAREQGATTVAVTNDPHSPLAAQADLLLTTAARETRFRTGAMASRIAQLAVVDCVYLAVAQRTYDATMAALAKTFDAVHDPDRSGNAW is encoded by the coding sequence GTGAAGGAGGACACGGCGACGCGGCAGCCACGCCCCGCGGACGTCCGCAAGCACGTGCGCGCCATCCTGCCGCGGCTCGCGCGCGCCGAGCGCCGGGTCGCCGAGGCGCTGCTGGCGAACCCGTCCCTCGTCGTCGAGAAGACGATCACAGAGGTCGCCCGGGCCTGTCAGACCTCCGAGACCACGGTGGTGCGGTTCTGCCGCGCGGCGGGTTTCCGCGGCTACCCCGACCTCCGGCTGGCGCTCGCCACCGAGCTGGGTCGGGACACCGCCCGGCGGTGGGAGGAGCTCCTCACCGGCGCCGACATCGACCGTGACGACCCGCTCGCGCAGCTGGTCGCCAAGGTGGCGCGCACCGAGGCGGCCGCGATCGAGGACACCCTCAAGCAGCTCGACCTCGACCAGCTCGACAAGGTCGTGACCGCGCTCATCCAGGCCCGCCGCATCGCCCTCTTCGGGCTCGGCGCCAGTGGCTTCGGCGCGCAGGACCTCCAGCAGAAGCTGCTCCGCATCGACCGGATGGCGTTCGTCGTGGCCGATCCGCACCTGGCCTTGGCCACCGCGGCGCTCCTGACCAACGGTGACGTGGCGATGGCCTGGTCGCACAGCGGCCAGACCCGCGAGACCATCGCCTGTCTGGCCAAGGCTCGCGAGCAAGGCGCCACCACCGTCGCCGTCACCAACGACCCGCACTCACCGCTCGCCGCCCAGGCCGACCTGCTGCTGACGACGGCGGCGCGCGAGACGCGCTTCCGAACGGGCGCCATGGCCAGCAGGATCGCCCAGCTCGCGGTGGTCGACTGCGTCTACCTGGCTGTCGCCCAGCGCACCTACGACGCCACGATGGCGGCCTTGGCGAAGACCTTCGACGCCGTGCACGACCCGGATAGGTCCGGCAACGCTTGGTAA
- a CDS encoding GNAT family N-acetyltransferase yields the protein MAEITGFRVGDAEAVVDLWCRSAPADAITLPRFRNLVLLDANFDPEGLRLAWEGERLVGAAYAVRRQVAMVGDDLEPQRGWLTFFFVDPDARGRGLGTQLLRDALAWLRGHGRTEVYFASYTPNYIVPGLDRKAYPEAAGLLSKLGFTTLYQAAAMDMSLVGYATPPRVHERAAKLRSAGYSFGTPTDDELVALVRMANEHFNPDWGRAIREAVIAGLPLDRIVVARAPDGQLVGWAMFAAYEGMVERFGPFGVLPNRRGTGLGEVLLHLSLTRMRALGAHGAWFLWTGEESPAGHLYRKTGFTTTRYFDVMRLTLD from the coding sequence ATGGCAGAGATCACCGGCTTCCGCGTGGGCGACGCCGAGGCCGTCGTCGACCTGTGGTGTCGGAGCGCTCCCGCGGACGCGATCACCCTTCCACGGTTCCGCAACCTGGTCTTGCTCGACGCCAACTTCGACCCCGAAGGGCTCCGTCTCGCCTGGGAGGGCGAGCGTCTCGTGGGAGCCGCCTACGCGGTCCGACGTCAGGTCGCGATGGTCGGTGACGACCTCGAACCCCAGCGCGGCTGGCTGACGTTCTTCTTCGTCGACCCAGACGCGCGCGGCCGCGGACTGGGGACGCAGCTCCTGCGCGACGCCCTCGCCTGGCTGCGCGGACACGGCCGGACCGAGGTGTACTTCGCCTCGTACACGCCGAACTACATCGTGCCCGGCCTGGACCGCAAGGCCTACCCCGAGGCCGCCGGCCTCCTCAGCAAGCTCGGCTTTACAACCCTGTACCAAGCCGCGGCGATGGACATGAGCCTCGTCGGCTACGCGACACCCCCGCGGGTCCACGAGCGCGCCGCGAAACTTCGTAGCGCCGGCTACTCCTTCGGCACACCCACCGACGACGAACTCGTCGCCCTCGTGCGGATGGCCAACGAGCACTTCAACCCCGACTGGGGACGGGCCATCCGGGAGGCCGTGATCGCCGGGCTTCCGCTCGACCGGATCGTGGTGGCCCGCGCGCCCGACGGTCAGCTGGTCGGCTGGGCCATGTTCGCGGCGTACGAGGGGATGGTGGAACGGTTCGGGCCCTTCGGGGTCCTGCCCAACCGCCGCGGCACCGGCCTGGGCGAGGTCCTGCTGCACCTCAGCCTGACGCGCATGCGCGCCCTCGGTGCGCATGGGGCGTGGTTCTTGTGGACCGGAGAGGAGAGCCCGGCCGGTCACCTCTACCGCAAGACCGGGTTCACCACGACCCGGTACTTCGACGTGATGCGACTCACCCTCGACTGA
- a CDS encoding ABC transporter substrate-binding protein, translating to MRWGTAGRAAALATAAALALASCSTGGGDRTTDSDKVTLTVLTHYGNDPLKSGLQKMVDEWNKNNPSIQVKTQAVTYDDLLQTITVRQTGGKAPDIIQAYSLWGGQLERARVLAEPPEDIQQDIKTNYSKAAVGSVTVDGKILGYPTEVQTYALFYNKKLLAEAGVTEPPKTWDEIAEVAAKVTKRDSKGNIQVAGFGLTSGWDSAVVHPFLSLLQAAGGQFVSDDGTKAAFNSPAGKAALEFEKSLIDAKVADPAINVLQAFPSEKVAMTINAGWWIGSLKTAMKDKYENVGVVPVPGPKPGDKGSLAYGFFMGVNNKSPHKDEAWQFLKWMNAEKGPDGATRMGSFQYSIGTIPGRPADSEALADEITDPNYQPFTEALEYAMPEPNGRNGQKIKTTLQKSIEGVWTGTQSVDEALANAAEQADALLSSG from the coding sequence ATGAGGTGGGGAACCGCTGGCCGCGCCGCCGCGCTGGCCACAGCCGCCGCACTCGCCCTGGCGAGCTGCTCGACCGGCGGCGGTGACAGGACGACGGACTCTGACAAGGTCACCTTGACGGTGCTCACGCACTACGGGAACGACCCGCTGAAGTCCGGCTTGCAGAAGATGGTCGACGAGTGGAACAAGAACAACCCGTCGATCCAGGTCAAGACGCAGGCCGTGACCTACGACGACCTGCTCCAGACCATCACAGTGCGCCAGACCGGCGGCAAGGCGCCCGACATCATCCAGGCCTACAGCTTGTGGGGTGGCCAGCTGGAGCGGGCTCGGGTCCTCGCTGAGCCCCCGGAGGACATCCAGCAGGACATCAAGACCAACTACTCCAAGGCGGCCGTCGGCTCTGTCACCGTCGACGGCAAGATCCTCGGCTACCCGACCGAGGTGCAGACCTACGCGCTCTTCTACAACAAGAAGCTGCTCGCCGAGGCCGGCGTGACCGAGCCGCCGAAGACCTGGGACGAGATCGCTGAGGTCGCCGCCAAGGTCACCAAGCGCGACTCCAAGGGCAACATCCAGGTCGCCGGATTCGGCCTGACCAGCGGCTGGGACTCCGCCGTCGTCCACCCCTTCCTCAGCCTGCTGCAGGCCGCTGGTGGTCAGTTCGTCTCCGACGACGGCACCAAGGCCGCGTTCAACTCCCCCGCCGGCAAGGCCGCCCTGGAGTTCGAGAAGTCGCTCATCGACGCCAAGGTCGCGGACCCGGCGATCAACGTCCTCCAGGCCTTCCCGTCGGAGAAGGTGGCCATGACCATCAACGCCGGGTGGTGGATCGGCAGCCTCAAGACGGCGATGAAGGACAAGTACGAGAACGTGGGCGTCGTGCCCGTTCCGGGTCCCAAGCCCGGCGACAAGGGCTCCCTCGCGTATGGGTTCTTCATGGGTGTCAACAACAAGAGCCCGCACAAGGACGAGGCGTGGCAGTTCCTCAAGTGGATGAACGCGGAGAAGGGCCCTGACGGCGCGACCCGCATGGGCTCCTTCCAGTACTCCATCGGAACGATCCCCGGTCGACCCGCGGACTCCGAGGCTCTCGCGGACGAGATCACCGACCCCAACTACCAGCCGTTCACCGAAGCGCTGGAGTACGCGATGCCCGAGCCCAACGGTCGTAACGGGCAGAAGATCAAGACCACCCTGCAGAAGAGCATCGAGGGAGTCTGGACCGGCACCCAGTCGGTCGACGAGGCGCTCGCCAACGCTGCCGAACAGGCGGACGCGCTCCTGTCATCCGGCTGA
- a CDS encoding carbohydrate ABC transporter permease codes for MATVLHENEQRSPRGGASRRAGSVPSGMAKARRREAIVAYAFLSPSLLFFAIFLILPLIFAVVLALSAWGGFDLTQIEFVGLDNFAEILNPASTFVAPILVNTLVFAAGSVVLTLVASVVLANAINRLRFQGFWRTLYFLPIVTTVAAVGNIWKYLYEPSGGLINGVLNALGMSSVRFLADPDTALPSVVVVQAWASLGTAILILTAGLKNIPETYYEAAELDGAGSWRMFWNITLPLLRPTLLFVLITQVIAGLQSFALIIVMTGGGPGDATNVAGFEMYQQAFNFGMWGIASAMALVLFLIIFAITLLQLWLFRQRGEETS; via the coding sequence ATGGCCACAGTCCTCCACGAGAACGAGCAGCGGAGCCCGCGCGGCGGCGCAAGCCGTCGGGCGGGCTCCGTCCCAAGCGGGATGGCGAAGGCACGCCGTCGCGAGGCGATCGTCGCCTACGCGTTCCTCTCGCCGAGCCTTCTCTTCTTCGCGATCTTCCTGATCCTTCCCCTGATCTTCGCGGTCGTGCTCGCCCTCTCGGCCTGGGGAGGTTTCGACCTCACCCAGATCGAGTTCGTGGGGCTCGACAACTTCGCTGAGATCCTCAACCCGGCGTCGACGTTTGTCGCGCCCATCCTGGTCAACACGCTGGTCTTCGCCGCCGGCTCCGTGGTCTTGACGTTGGTCGCCTCCGTCGTGCTCGCCAACGCGATCAACCGGCTGCGCTTCCAAGGCTTCTGGCGCACGCTGTACTTCCTGCCGATCGTCACGACCGTGGCCGCCGTCGGCAACATCTGGAAGTACCTCTACGAACCCAGCGGCGGTCTGATCAACGGCGTCCTCAACGCCCTCGGCATGTCGTCGGTCCGGTTCCTCGCCGATCCGGACACCGCGCTTCCCTCTGTCGTCGTCGTCCAGGCGTGGGCCTCGCTGGGCACGGCGATCCTCATCCTCACCGCGGGGCTGAAGAACATCCCCGAGACCTACTACGAGGCGGCCGAGCTCGACGGTGCCGGCAGCTGGCGGATGTTCTGGAACATCACGTTGCCGCTGCTGCGTCCGACGCTGCTGTTCGTCCTCATCACCCAAGTGATCGCCGGGCTCCAGTCGTTCGCCCTCATCATCGTGATGACCGGCGGCGGTCCCGGTGACGCCACCAACGTCGCGGGGTTCGAGATGTACCAGCAGGCGTTCAACTTCGGCATGTGGGGCATCGCGAGCGCGATGGCGCTGGTGCTGTTCCTCATCATCTTCGCCATCACGCTGCTGCAGCTGTGGCTCTTCCGGCAGCGAGGGGAGGAGACGTCGTGA
- a CDS encoding carbohydrate ABC transporter permease: MKPRRTPWFSYLLVVAGAVIMVVPFLDMVMTSFKGPGEAGRLPYRFLPEKFHLDNYLAALEQLNMGLLFRNSVIMTAVAVASVLLTSSMAGYALAKLRFPGRPIVFRFVLATMMFPPFLFLIPDFLILTNWPLAGGNDLLGRGGDGGLTTSVAALFIPFLVSGFGIFLMRQFIVSIPDEVIEAARIDGAGEFTIWRHIILPQTTPVLITLGLLTFVGTWNEYVWSLLISTVNPDLMTLPVGIQLLQSYLDPNQTLPIVMAGLVISIVPVLTIFLLLQKYYIRGVMISGLK; encoded by the coding sequence GTGAAGCCGCGCAGGACGCCGTGGTTCTCCTACCTGCTCGTGGTGGCCGGCGCCGTCATCATGGTCGTGCCTTTCCTCGACATGGTGATGACGTCGTTCAAGGGCCCGGGCGAGGCCGGCCGGCTCCCGTACCGGTTCCTGCCGGAGAAGTTCCACCTGGACAACTACCTCGCGGCGCTGGAACAGCTCAACATGGGGCTGCTGTTCCGCAACAGCGTCATCATGACCGCTGTCGCCGTCGCGTCGGTCCTGCTGACCTCGAGCATGGCCGGCTACGCGCTGGCCAAGCTGCGCTTCCCCGGCCGGCCGATCGTCTTTCGGTTCGTGCTGGCCACCATGATGTTCCCGCCGTTCCTGTTCCTCATCCCCGACTTCCTCATCCTCACCAACTGGCCGTTGGCCGGCGGCAACGACCTGTTGGGGCGAGGAGGTGACGGCGGGCTCACCACCTCGGTGGCGGCGCTGTTCATCCCGTTCCTGGTGTCCGGCTTCGGGATCTTCCTGATGCGGCAGTTCATCGTCTCGATCCCGGACGAGGTGATCGAGGCGGCCCGGATCGACGGCGCGGGAGAGTTCACCATCTGGCGGCACATCATCCTGCCCCAGACCACGCCGGTGCTCATCACGCTCGGGTTGCTCACCTTCGTGGGCACCTGGAACGAGTACGTGTGGAGCCTGCTCATCTCCACCGTCAACCCTGACTTGATGACCCTGCCGGTCGGGATCCAGCTGCTGCAGAGCTACCTCGACCCGAACCAGACCCTCCCCATCGTCATGGCGGGACTCGTCATCAGCATCGTCCCGGTGCTGACGATCTTCCTGCTGCTGCAGAAGTACTACATCCGTGGCGTCATGATCAGCGGCCTGAAGTGA
- a CDS encoding PIG-L deacetylase family protein has translation MKTYLAIGAHIGDMDLTAGPLLATAALAGHRTAIVALTPGERGHPRMSPEDYKAQKIEEGRTFAEKIGAEFRVLDYSDGFLEATQEVSLQVADIIRELKPDVIIAHWKNSIHSDHANASIIAERARYYAGLPMDHPLPRHGVGRFVYAENWEDEEGFQPSLYVPIPDEAFERWRDAISGQAFARGETYGFRYIDYYTALMTMRGCLAGVPRACAFAVPSSSTRDVVDLL, from the coding sequence ATGAAGACCTACCTGGCCATCGGAGCCCACATCGGTGACATGGACCTGACCGCCGGTCCGCTGCTCGCCACGGCGGCGCTGGCCGGTCACCGAACCGCCATCGTGGCGCTCACTCCAGGCGAGCGGGGTCACCCCCGAATGAGCCCGGAGGACTACAAGGCGCAGAAGATCGAGGAAGGCCGCACGTTCGCGGAGAAGATCGGGGCCGAGTTCCGGGTGCTCGACTACTCCGACGGCTTCCTCGAGGCCACCCAGGAGGTGAGCCTGCAGGTCGCGGACATCATCCGCGAGCTCAAGCCGGACGTGATCATCGCGCACTGGAAGAACTCCATCCACAGCGACCACGCCAACGCGTCGATCATCGCCGAGAGGGCTCGCTACTACGCCGGCCTGCCGATGGACCACCCGCTGCCGCGCCACGGGGTCGGGCGGTTCGTCTACGCGGAGAACTGGGAGGACGAGGAAGGCTTCCAGCCGTCGCTCTACGTCCCCATCCCGGACGAGGCGTTCGAGCGCTGGCGTGACGCCATCTCCGGCCAGGCGTTCGCCCGCGGCGAGACGTACGGGTTCCGCTACATCGACTACTACACCGCGCTCATGACCATGCGGGGCTGCCTCGCGGGGGTGCCGCGGGCGTGCGCGTTCGCGGTCCCGAGCAGCTCGACCCGAGACGTCGTCGACCTGCTGTAG